The nucleotide sequence TGCGCACAGGCTGGGGGTGGAGAACCTGACATGGATCTGTGGAAGTGCACAAAGAGAGCTCTTGGGTATGATTTCCAAGGGTCAGAGGTTCCAGCTGGTCATCCTGGATCCGCCCAGATCAGGAGCCATGGAACTCCTAGAGGCCCTGGCGAGCTTAAGACCCGAAGCAGTGATTTATGTATCTTGCGAACCCAGCACCCTGGCCAGAGACCTAAATTATCTTCAATCAAAGGCAGGCTACAAAGTGGAAAAAGTGCAACCTCTGGACATGTTCCCCCAAACCTTTCATCTGGAGTCCATAAGCCTCCTTATGGCCTAGCCCCCATTGTGTGGAAAGGCGTGCTGCCTTGCACCAAGAATCCTGGGGTTTCCTTTGGATTGTTTGATCCATGCTGGCCTGCATGGAGCCATGCTGGTGCGATTCAAGCACAAGCAACCCTTAGCTTTTTCACCTCCCTAGTCAGCCTGGAGAGTTCTTCTTGAGAAAACTCTCTTTTGCTATCAAGCTCTGGATCCAGACTCCTTCCTGGCTTGAAGCCCTGAAGCGTATATCTTGCCCCCTGGGGCAAGAAGGAAGCCATCTGGATTACTTGAGCCTCATCCAGGAAGCCAGGCACAAGAGTTGTTCTAAACTCTATTTCCCAGGAGGATGCTCCAAGTATCTCTATGCTCCTGGAGATTGCATCCAGGGGAGGATCCACTCCAATGGCCTGCCTGTACAACTTGGAATCCAGCGGGGCCTTTACATCCATGGAAATTGCCTTGACCAAATCCCTTCTTAAAAGCTCGGCCAGCACCATGGGTCTTGAGCCGTTGGTGTCTAGCTTAACATGAAGTCCCAGAGCCTTTATCTCCTCCAGCAGATCCCATAGCCTGGCATGAAGCGTGGGCTCTCCTCCTGTTATACATACTCCATCTATCCAGCCTCCCAGCTCCAAGAGGCGTGGTTTTAGCTCTTGCCAGGCCAGGTCTTGCAGTTTCTCTGGATGCAGCACCAGATCTGGATTGTGGCAGTAAGGGCAGCGAAAATTGCAGCCTCCCAGAAAGATTACCGCGCATATCCTGCCGGGCCAGTCCAAGAATGAGGTCTCCAGAAAGCCCTTGATCCCGTAAATCTTTTTTTGTTCGTGCCCGGCCACCTGGTCTTCTTCCTGCGGATCCACATCAGGCCACGTTGTGATTCGTTGCCATGGAACTTAGGTGTCTCAAGATGGGCACCACATCTACCAGGTATGTGGAGTCATCCAGCACCAGTATGGGCAGGTGGTTTTCTGCCACGGAAACAAGGCCGTGCCAAGCCAAGTGGGCCAGGGCTTCGGGATTCTCCGGGCCCAAGACCTCGATCTGTATTCCCAGGCTTTTCAAGTCCACCTTTGACTTGAGAAAATCGCACTTGGCACATCCCTCCTTGGTGAAAAGCGTCATGTTCTCACCTCCTTCTGATCGCAAGCAGCCCAAAAAGCATTTTTTATTGAGGGCAAAGGCCTTTATTGAAGCTCAGATTCATCCAGGCTTTGCCTGTACCGATCTCTTAGCTCACCCAGCTTTCCCTTGTTCCAGCTGGAAGTCTTGCTGAAGTATCCGGTTATCCTTGTGATACCCTCTACCCTTGGAGAGCCGCAAGATTCACACAGATCCCTGAGACCCCTGTGGGTTCGGCCGCAGTCCAAACAGGCTGTGAACTCCGGGCTGAAGGCTATCTGGTCGTTTTGGGTCCAGCGGAACACCTTGCCCACGAAATTGGCCAGGGATTGAGCCGAAGGCCTGTGCTCCCCCAGCCACACATGGCTCAAGGCCCCTGCCTCTATTATGGGATGGAACAGACCTTCCAGTTTCACTCTCTGGATGGGGTTGATGGCAGCGCCGATATTGAGATATGTGGAGTTGGTATAGTAAACATGGCCCTTGTTCAGATCCCCTTTGACACATCTGGCACTCTCTGTGGGGAAGTGATCCAAGTCCAGTTTGGCAAATCTATAGGCTGTGCTCTCGGCAGGTGTCTGCTCCAGTACAAAATGCATGCCATGTTTCTGGCTCAACTTGTCAGCCTGGAGTTTCATGTGTGCGATGACCTTGAGACCAAAGCGCAGGGCCTCAGGAGATTCGTGCATTTGCTGACCCAGATGAGCCTGCACCAGCTCGTTGAGACCTACCATACCGATGAGGTAAGAGGCCCTTTTCAATCTAAGATATGGTTGGCCATCCTGTTTCATGGTCAGAAGCCCCAGGGGGCCACTCTCTCCAAGACAGAGCAACTTCTCTATGAAGGCCCTCTTGTGCAGATGAGCCTGCACAGCCAGCTCCATTTTGCGGCTCAGCTCCGAAAACAGCTTTTCATCTTCCCCTTTGGCCTGATAAGCCATGCGCGGTAGATTCAGGGTCACATTTTGAAGAGCACAATAACGCATTCGCCAAGGCTCCTGGGCGTCTTTGAGGTCGCTCTGCTGGAGCTTGAAGCTGAGCCTGCAGCACTCTGAGATCTTGGCAGTCTCCCCCCGGTCGAACACGAAATAGGTGTTTCCTTTCTCCGCTGCCACATCGCAAATGTGAGCTAGAAACTCTTCATGCCCAGGGGTACGGAAGAACTTCTCGGTCATGTGCACCAGAGGCTTGGGGAAGAAAAAGGGCCTGCCTATGCCATCACCTTCCTTGAAAACGTCAAAAATGGCCCAGACAAATCTTTGAGCCTCAGGCAGGTAGTCTCCGTAAGTGAGACCTGTGAACTCTCCTCCGGGCCCTATGGCAGGCACTTTCTCGAAGTGTTTGGGCACCTCCCAGTAGAGGTTTATATCAGTGAAAATGGCCTGCCCACCCCTGGCCACGGCCTGCTGAGAGAATTCGAAGACCAGCATCTGGGCCAGTTGCTCAACTTCTCTTTGGCTCAGGCCCCTCAAATATGGGGCGAAGAAAAGGTTGACTGCGTCCCAGCCAATGGCCCCAGCAAAGTGGCTCTGAAGTGCAGCAGCAAATTTCACCATGTGTGCCAAGAGCACCTCAGGATGCTTGGCAGGCCTGGCCATGGCCAGGGAGTTGGGCAGGTTGAGGCCAAACTTCTTTAGATACTCCAGAGACTGCCCAGAGCAGTAAGGCCGGTCCATGAAACCCAGGTCATGAAGGTGTATGTCGCCCCGCATGTGTGCATCAGCCACTTGCTGGGGAAACACCCTTAGCAGGGCAAACTCCTTCTTGATCCTCTCGGCAAGGGTCAGATTGGTGGCCTCTGGCCCGTGAGGCACATTGGCGTTTTCCCTGTTGGGGTGCAAGATGAGCTGCTCCACGTCATACAGAGGAACTCCCAGACGGGTGTGCATGCGACGGGCATCTTCCAACCCCCGCTCTATTAGTTTGGCATCCACCAGCTCTCTTATGAGGGGAGCTGTGACCACAGCTATACGGGAGCGCCGGATGAGCTCTTCCACCTCCAGGCTGATTTCATTGGCTGTCTCGGGATCAATACGGGTTTCCCTAAGAAGCGCATCAACTATCCTCTGACGGTCCCATCCTTTCATGTCCTCGCTGGAGGTCCTGACAAAAAGAGCCATGTCCGTGGTGTCCATACCCCTGTCCAGGGCTTCCCTGGCCTCTTGTATGGAGTAGATCATATCCACCTCCTCATTCCCTATATTGTATGGATTGCTCTTTTACACCCTACATGTTGGGGATGTCAAGCAAAAAATTACAGCCTCTCCAAACTCGTTATGAAGGATGGTGGCTGCGCTCTTCCATGGGAGCTTGTGGGCCTTGCACCCAGCCCCTGCCCTGTTGGCCAAGTACGGGTCTTGGGGCAAAGCAGATGGTGCATTGCGCAAAAAACCCCAGAAAATCTTTTTTCCCAACATATGTGCCAGGAGCTATTTGCAGATATTGACCATTTTTGAGGCCTGGGAACACTAAAATATCAGGCAGATGTTTGGGAATCAGGGCTCAGGGCCTGGCTCCAGGGTGTCTTTTTGATGCTTTGGTGAGGCTTTCAGAGCAGTTCTCGCTAAAGCTTGTCAAAGTCCAATGGGCCCTGATATAAGAACGCCAGAATATTAAGTCCTCTTGTAAGGAAGTGGTTTGCTCATGCCCTTTAGTAACATGGGTTTGAAGTGGAGGCTCTTGATTCCCATCCTTACCCTTTCCTTCTTGGGGACAACTGCCTTGGTTTTTGTGGCGCACAGATCCCAACAAATTCTTGTGGCCCAGTCAGAAAAGGCCCTTCTGGAAGGGCACTACGGCAGGTTACTACAGAGTTTGGATGCCATGCGAACCCAGGCCTCGGCCCTGGCTTGGGCCATGGCCCAAGACCCCCATGTGGGAGAACTTCTGGGCCTGGAGGATCGAGATGGACTTATGCTTCATCTGAATCCCTTGTATCAAAAATTGCGTTCCCGCCTCGGGGTGACTCAGATCCATTTGCACAGGCCCCCTGGTATTTCTTTCCTGAGGGTTCACTCCCCGGATCGTTACGGAGATGTCTTGTCTGATTCAAGAAGGGAACTACTAAGTGTCTTCCAAAGCGGTGAAGAGGCAAGCGGACTGGTGGAAGGTGCCACAGGTTACAGTATGAGGGCTGTGGTGCCAGTGGATCTTGATGGCCAAAGGCTGGGCACCCTGGAAGTGGGCCTCTCCCTTGAAGTTGCTCTATTCGGGGATTTCAAGAAGAAATGGGCATGCGATATTACGGTTCACTTGCCTCCTCCCCAAGCAAACAAGCAAGGCCTCATCCTGGCCTCCACCCTGGAATCGCCCCAACCCATGGGCCAGGAAGACTTCCAGAGGCTGGCTTCTAAAAGAACTGCATCAATCATGATCCCATTGCCACAAAGGCATGATGTTTCGGCTGTGGTGGGGCCCATTCTTGGACCAAGCGGTCTTCCAGTAGCCTTGGTGGAGATTCGAGTTTCGCGCATTGCTGTGTTGCAGATCATGGAAAGGTATCTCAGGCAGATGCTCTTGGTGGAGCTGGTGGGACTTCTTGCAGCGTTTATACTTGTTTGGTTGGTGGTGGAGAGGTTTCTGAGGCCCATTAGGGGAATGGTTAAAGCAGCCACCGAGATAGCATCTGGAGAAAGGGTCCACATGGATCCTGGAGGCCAAAACGAGTTGGGACAGCTGGCAAGGGCGCTTAGGAGCATGGTGGGTTATCTGGAGGCCTCCAGAGAGCGTACCAGAGACTATGCCCGCAATCTGGAAAAGGAGGTGGAAGAGCGCACCCAGCAACTCAGGACCTCAGAGGAACGCTATCGGAATCTGCTCCAAAGGCTACCCCTGGTGGTGTATCAGATGACCGGGGAAAGGATCCTTAAGTTCTCCAGCGCCTTTTCCAAAGAACTTCTAGGCATGGCCCCAGAGGAGCTTCTCAGCCAGCCCCACGGGTGGGACCATCTGATTCTGCCTGAAGAAAGGCAAAGGGTTCTTTGCGGTTTTTCCGAGGCCGTATCCAAGGGGGTGCCCTGGGCGCAAGAGTACAGGCTTAGGACACCCCAAGGCAGAATCTTGCTGGTTAGGGAACAGGCAACACCTCTCAAGGATGAACAGGGCCAAACTTATGCGATGGAGGGAATCCTCTCAGACATAACCCTACAAAAGCAAGTTCAAGACATGACCCTGCAGACAGAGCAGCTCAAGACCCTTGGGGAAATCTCTGCACGGCTGGCCCACGAGATCAGAAATCCCCTCACCTCCGTAGGAGGCCTTTCCCGCAGGCTCCTCAAGGAGTTAGGAGAGGGCCATCAAGCCAGAAACTTGGCTCAAGCCATAGTGCAAGAAGTACAGAGGCTGGAGACAGTTCTTCACATGATCTTGGCCTACATCCAGCCAGTGGAAGTGGAGCTCTCTCCAGGTGACCCAGGAGTCATGTTAAGGAAAATATTGCAGGACCTGGCCCCTGAGTTCCAATCCCGCGGCAGGAGGCTCTTGTGGGAAATCCCAGAAGAATTGCCCCTTATTCTCATGGATTCAAGGAATCTGCCCCGCGCCCTGGAGAGCCTCTTGCGAAGGCCCCTTTTCCACATGGAGGAAGACGGCGAATTTTTCCTTTGCCTAAACCCTGAACATGAAAGGCTTGTCATGAGACTTCGCTACCGGGCACCCTCTTTGGGATTGGACGATTTGGAGCATTTCTTCTATCCTTTTCTGGCTCAGGAAACCCCTGATCCCTGCATGCTGGAGCTACCCGTGGCCAGGACCATCCTTTACAAACATGGGGCCCTGGTAAAAGTAGGCCCTGGCTCGGCCACTGGAGAAGTGATAATAGAACTGAGCTTTCCCGCAGCCCGTTGAGCCCCAAGCCTCCTGCCCCTAGACCTGTAAAAAAAAGGGGGCCAAACGGCCCCCTTCTGAACTGACCCTCGCTGTGCTGGAATCAGAACAGCCCCCTCACTCTTCCAGTTTCCACGTCGATATCCACCCTTCGAAATGCCGGATCCGAGGCAGTGCCCGGCATCAAGCTTATGTTTCCTGCCACCGGGCAAATGAATCTGGCCCCACCGTAGGTGAGGAAATCTCTCACATGCAAGGTCCAGCCCTTGGGCTCTCCCTTCAGGTTGGGGTCATGGGACAGGGAAAGGTGGGTCTTCACCATCATGGTGGCAAACTCGTTGAACTTGGGATCCTTCTCGAACCTTTCTGCCTTGGCAGTGGCTTCAGGAGAATAGCTCACACCGTCAGCACCGTATACTTCCTTGGCAATGAGCTCTACTCGTTTTCTCAAAGGAGTACTCAAGTCATACAAGAACTTGAAGTTCACCTTGTCTTGGCAAGCATCCAGCACTGCATCGGCCAGCTCCAGAGCTCCCTCTCCTCCATACTGCCAGTGTCTGGAGACGGCCACCCTGGCTCCGGCCTCCTCACACATCTTCCTGGTGAGCTTGATCTCTTCCTCGGTGTCCGTGTGGAAAACATTGATGCATACAACAGGATTTATTCCGGCTTTCTTCACTGTGTTGATGTGATGGATCACGTTACACATACCTGCTTCCAGCCACTTGAGGTTTTCCTGGAAAAGCTCTTTGGGAATGGGTTTGCCCGGGATTACCAAGGGTGCTCCTGCTGCTACACCATGGCTCTTGAGGGCCCTTATGGTGGCGGTTATGACCGAAACATTGGGTATGTTTCCTGAATAGCGGCACTTCACATTCCAGAACTTCTCGAAACCTATGTCAGCTCCAAAGCCAGACTCCGTGATGTGATAGTCGGCCAGTTTCAGGGCTATCTTGTCTGCCACCACCGAGGACTGTCCCACTGCTATGTTAGCAAAGGGACCTGCATGTACCAGCACCGGCTGACCTTCTATGGATTGCAGAAGGTTGGGATTTATGGCTTCCCTCATCCAGGCCGTCATGGCTCCTGCCACTTCCAAGTCCTCTGTGGTTATGGGCCTGCCCTGCTTATCATACGCCACCACGATGCCGCCCATGCGTTTACGGAAATCTGCCAGGTCACTGAAGATCGACAGGATAGCCATGACCTCCGAAGAAACCGCAATGGCAAATTTGGAGGGCATGAGGAATCCATCCATTTTCCCGCCCAAGCCTATGATGATGTTGCGAAGAGCCTGGGCGCAGAAATCTATTACCCATCCCATCTCAACGTTCTTGGGATCTATGTCCAGGCGGCGAAGCTTTCTTTGAGCCAGCTGCTCATCGGTATAGTTGGCCTCATGCTGCATCCTGGAGGTCAGCGCCACCATGGCCAGGTTGTG is from bacterium and encodes:
- a CDS encoding formate--tetrahydrofolate ligase; translated protein: MPLDPTKYADWQIAEEAEKHMKPIVQIAEELGVTKDELLPHGHYVAKVDFQRVLNRLKDRPDGKFIEVTAITPTPLGEGKSTTTMGLLQGIGKRGKKVVAAIRQPSGGPTMNIKGSAAGGGLSQCIPLTEFSLGLTGDINAVMNAHNLAMVALTSRMQHEANYTDEQLAQRKLRRLDIDPKNVEMGWVIDFCAQALRNIIIGLGGKMDGFLMPSKFAIAVSSEVMAILSIFSDLADFRKRMGGIVVAYDKQGRPITTEDLEVAGAMTAWMREAINPNLLQSIEGQPVLVHAGPFANIAVGQSSVVADKIALKLADYHITESGFGADIGFEKFWNVKCRYSGNIPNVSVITATIRALKSHGVAAGAPLVIPGKPIPKELFQENLKWLEAGMCNVIHHINTVKKAGINPVVCINVFHTDTEEEIKLTRKMCEEAGARVAVSRHWQYGGEGALELADAVLDACQDKVNFKFLYDLSTPLRKRVELIAKEVYGADGVSYSPEATAKAERFEKDPKFNEFATMMVKTHLSLSHDPNLKGEPKGWTLHVRDFLTYGGARFICPVAGNISLMPGTASDPAFRRVDIDVETGRVRGLF
- a CDS encoding PAS domain-containing protein, whose product is MPFSNMGLKWRLLIPILTLSFLGTTALVFVAHRSQQILVAQSEKALLEGHYGRLLQSLDAMRTQASALAWAMAQDPHVGELLGLEDRDGLMLHLNPLYQKLRSRLGVTQIHLHRPPGISFLRVHSPDRYGDVLSDSRRELLSVFQSGEEASGLVEGATGYSMRAVVPVDLDGQRLGTLEVGLSLEVALFGDFKKKWACDITVHLPPPQANKQGLILASTLESPQPMGQEDFQRLASKRTASIMIPLPQRHDVSAVVGPILGPSGLPVALVEIRVSRIAVLQIMERYLRQMLLVELVGLLAAFILVWLVVERFLRPIRGMVKAATEIASGERVHMDPGGQNELGQLARALRSMVGYLEASRERTRDYARNLEKEVEERTQQLRTSEERYRNLLQRLPLVVYQMTGERILKFSSAFSKELLGMAPEELLSQPHGWDHLILPEERQRVLCGFSEAVSKGVPWAQEYRLRTPQGRILLVREQATPLKDEQGQTYAMEGILSDITLQKQVQDMTLQTEQLKTLGEISARLAHEIRNPLTSVGGLSRRLLKELGEGHQARNLAQAIVQEVQRLETVLHMILAYIQPVEVELSPGDPGVMLRKILQDLAPEFQSRGRRLLWEIPEELPLILMDSRNLPRALESLLRRPLFHMEEDGEFFLCLNPEHERLVMRLRYRAPSLGLDDLEHFFYPFLAQETPDPCMLELPVARTILYKHGALVKVGPGSATGEVIIELSFPAAR
- the nrdD gene encoding anaerobic ribonucleoside-triphosphate reductase produces the protein MIYSIQEAREALDRGMDTTDMALFVRTSSEDMKGWDRQRIVDALLRETRIDPETANEISLEVEELIRRSRIAVVTAPLIRELVDAKLIERGLEDARRMHTRLGVPLYDVEQLILHPNRENANVPHGPEATNLTLAERIKKEFALLRVFPQQVADAHMRGDIHLHDLGFMDRPYCSGQSLEYLKKFGLNLPNSLAMARPAKHPEVLLAHMVKFAAALQSHFAGAIGWDAVNLFFAPYLRGLSQREVEQLAQMLVFEFSQQAVARGGQAIFTDINLYWEVPKHFEKVPAIGPGGEFTGLTYGDYLPEAQRFVWAIFDVFKEGDGIGRPFFFPKPLVHMTEKFFRTPGHEEFLAHICDVAAEKGNTYFVFDRGETAKISECCRLSFKLQQSDLKDAQEPWRMRYCALQNVTLNLPRMAYQAKGEDEKLFSELSRKMELAVQAHLHKRAFIEKLLCLGESGPLGLLTMKQDGQPYLRLKRASYLIGMVGLNELVQAHLGQQMHESPEALRFGLKVIAHMKLQADKLSQKHGMHFVLEQTPAESTAYRFAKLDLDHFPTESARCVKGDLNKGHVYYTNSTYLNIGAAINPIQRVKLEGLFHPIIEAGALSHVWLGEHRPSAQSLANFVGKVFRWTQNDQIAFSPEFTACLDCGRTHRGLRDLCESCGSPRVEGITRITGYFSKTSSWNKGKLGELRDRYRQSLDESELQ
- a CDS encoding anaerobic ribonucleoside-triphosphate reductase activating protein, giving the protein MAGHEQKKIYGIKGFLETSFLDWPGRICAVIFLGGCNFRCPYCHNPDLVLHPEKLQDLAWQELKPRLLELGGWIDGVCITGGEPTLHARLWDLLEEIKALGLHVKLDTNGSRPMVLAELLRRDLVKAISMDVKAPLDSKLYRQAIGVDPPLDAISRSIEILGASSWEIEFRTTLVPGFLDEAQVIQMASFLPQGARYTLQGFKPGRSLDPELDSKREFSQEELSRLTREVKKLRVACA